In Arthrobacter ramosus, one DNA window encodes the following:
- a CDS encoding patatin-like phospholipase family protein, with protein MSTTPSSSLHSRERALVLGGGGSTGNAWLIGVISGLFEAGLDVTDTDVTVGTSAGSTAAAQIAGATPTELLAAILDAVPQQRSAPVGSGPGRAPARPVVNHLERINKIIADAQDVADMRRRLGAAALEMDAASDGSWSTQWRTTVAARLPSQHWPERTVLITAVDARSGEPVAFDRDCGVGLADAVAASCSSGMPYRIGDNRYIDGGYRSNAENADLAAGYERVLVLSPFGGRSLQPLDWGTHLETQVDELRAHGSRVETIFPDSNSEHMFGANAMDLSLRPPAAQAGYEQGIALAGQLAEFWS; from the coding sequence ATGAGCACAACACCTTCTTCATCTTTACACTCCCGCGAGCGAGCGTTGGTCCTCGGCGGCGGCGGATCGACAGGCAATGCCTGGCTGATCGGCGTCATCTCCGGCCTCTTCGAAGCCGGGCTGGACGTGACCGACACCGATGTGACCGTCGGCACGTCGGCCGGATCGACGGCCGCAGCCCAGATTGCTGGCGCAACCCCGACTGAACTGCTTGCTGCCATCCTTGACGCTGTTCCACAGCAACGGTCCGCTCCAGTCGGGTCCGGACCGGGACGCGCACCGGCCAGGCCAGTAGTGAACCACCTGGAGCGGATCAACAAGATCATCGCCGATGCCCAGGACGTGGCTGACATGCGCCGGCGACTGGGCGCGGCAGCGCTCGAGATGGATGCGGCGTCGGATGGCTCCTGGTCAACACAATGGCGCACCACCGTCGCCGCGCGGCTACCCAGCCAGCACTGGCCGGAACGGACGGTGCTCATCACGGCGGTCGATGCCCGTTCCGGTGAACCCGTCGCGTTCGACCGCGACTGCGGAGTCGGCCTGGCGGACGCCGTGGCCGCCAGCTGTTCCAGTGGTATGCCTTACAGGATCGGAGACAACCGATACATCGACGGCGGTTACCGATCCAACGCCGAGAATGCCGATCTGGCAGCCGGATACGAGCGGGTCCTGGTGCTCTCGCCCTTCGGCGGCAGGTCATTGCAACCGCTGGATTGGGGCACGCATCTCGAAACGCAGGTCGACGAACTCCGCGCACACGGCAGCAGAGTCGAAACGATCTTCCCGGACAGCAACTCCGAGCACATGTTCGGCGCCAATGCCATGGATCTGTCGCTGCGTCCACCCGCGGCCCAGGCGGGTTACGAGCAAGGCATAGCCCTTGCCGGGCAGCTCGCCGAGTTCTGGAGCTGA